CGGGCCCGCCGGCCCACGCGAGCGGCGCTTTAGTGCCATGCGAGCGTTTGAGGCGTTCGTGGCCGCTGGACGACGCACCGGCCCGGTTAAGACTCTGTGCGACTCCGTTGCGGCGGACTCGACGGCGTAGCGCCGGCACCCTGCACCGACTCGAGCTGGCGTTTCAGGTCCGCGACCTGCCGCTCCAGGCTGGCGATTTGATCGCGCGTCGCAACCGGCATCGATGACCGCACGCCCTCCTGAACTCGGCGGCTGAGATCCTCACCCCGGCGACGTGTATTGGATTTGAACTCCTCGAACCGCCGGCGGCTCTCTTCGCGGCTGACCTGCCCCCGGTGCAACCAGGTGTCGACCATCTGGTCGCCCATCTCGAACGCCCAGCTGGCCGCGCCCAGCATGATGGTGAAGCCGTCGCGGATCGCCTCGCGTACACGCTCGGTGCCTTCGGAATGCTGCTGCTGTTCTGCCATACGCTAAGTTTAGGGCGACCGATGCCCATTTACGAGTACCGCTGTGCCGACTGCGGCAAACGGCCCTCCATCTTCTTCAAGAGCCTGACGGCGGTCGAGGAATCGCCTGCCTGTCCGCTCTGCGGCGGTCGCCACCTCACCCGCCTGATCTCGCGGACCGCCCAGGTCCTCTCGGAGGACAGCCGGCTGGACCGGCTGAGCGACAGTGACCTTTCCGACGTCGACGAGAACGACCCCAGCAGCATGGCGCGCTGGGCGAAGAAGATGGGACAGCAGATGGGCGACGACGAGATGGGCGAGGATTTCGACCAGGCGGTCTCGGAGATGGAAGGCGCCGGTTCCCACAGTGCGGACAGCATGGACGACGAGGACCTGTGACCGCGGCCCGCATCGCGCGCGTCCACGGCCGGGAGATCCTCGACTCGCGAGGGAACCCGACGGTCGAGGTCGACGTGGTGCTGGAGTCGGGGTTGATCGGCCGAGCCGCCGTACCCTCGGGCGCATCGACCGGCGCACACGAGGCGGTCGAGTTGCGTGACGGCGACAAGAGCCGTTACGGCGGCAAGGGTGTCCTTAAGGCGGTGGGCCACGTCAACGGCGATATCGCGGCCGCGCTGCGCAGCGCTGATGCGAGCGACCAGCGGGGCATCGACGAGCGGCTCATCAACCTCGATGGGACGGCGAACAAGTCACGCCTGGGCGCGAATGCGGTTCTGGGAGCGTCGCTGGCGGTCGCCCGCAGCGCGGCGCTGGCCGCGGATCAACCGCTCTATCGCTATCTCGCGGACGGCCGCGAGCTGATCATGCCGGTCCCGATGATGAACATCCTCAACGGCGGTCGGCACGCGCAGACCAAGGTTGATTTTCAGGAATTCATGGTGGTGCCGGCCGGCGCGCCGACCTTTTCTGAGGGACTTCGCTGGGGGACCGAGGTTTTTCACGCCCTCAAGGACATCCTGCACCAACGCGGGCTGAGCACTGGGCAGGGCGATGAGGGCGGGTTTGCGCCGGAGCTCGACGCCAACGAGGACGCGATGCGCCTGCTGGTCGACGCCGTCGAGCGCAGCGGCCACCAGCCCGGGCGAGATGTCTTGATCGCGCTGGACCCCGCCGCGTCCGAGTTCTACCGCGACGGCCACTACGAGCTCACCGGCGAGGGGCTGAGCCTAACGCCAGATGGGCTGATCGATCGCTGGGCCCGCTGGATCGATCGCTACCCCGTCATCTCCATCGAGGACGGGCTGGCCGAGGATGACTGGGAGGGTTGGCGATCGCTGACGAGCAAACTTGGGAAACGGGTGCAGCTCGTGGGGGACGATATCTTCGTCACAAATGTCGTCCGCCTTCGTCGTGGGATCGAGAGCGGCGCCGCCAACAGCATCCTCATCAAGGTCAACCAGATCGGCACGTTGACCGAAACCTTAGAAACCATCGCCACCGCCCGTGGCGCCGGCTACAGCACCGTGATCTCGCACCGCTCGGGCGAGACCGAGGACACCTTCATCGCCGACCTGGCGGTCGCCACCGGCGCGGGCCAGATAAAAACCGGTGCCCCGTCACGCTCCGAGCGAGTGGCGAAGTACAATCGGCTCCTGCGGATAGAGGAAGAGGTGGGCAGTACCGCACCGTACCCGAGGCGCGCTGCGTTCGCCGGTGTCTAGACGCCCCCCGCGTGGATTTTTCGAGGGCGGCGAGTCGCCCTTCGGCCGGCTGCCCACCGAGCCGAGTTTCCCGACCATCCGGATTTCGCGACGGGGGGTCATCTGGATCACTGTCGTCGCCGTCTTACTGCTGGTTCTCTTTCTGCTAAAGCCGTTCGCGACCTTCTATACCGACTACCTGTGGTTCCGCGCGCTTGGCTTTGGCGCTGTCTTCGGGACGCGCTTTGCGGCCCAGGTCTGGTCATTCTTCATCTTCGCCATCGTCTTTTGGGTGATAGGCACGGCCAACGTGTTGCTGGCGCTCAACGCCAACACCGGCCGGCGGCTGTCGTCGATCGGCATTCGCCAGCGCCCTCTCACGGCGCCGTCCACCATCCTCGCCCTGCTCGCCGTGTTTCTTCTCGGCCTCCTCTTCGGGCGGATCGCCGCCGGAGAGTGGCAAACAATCCTGACGTTCTTCAATCAGAAGGCCTTCAACGTCCAGGACCCGATCTGGCACCGGGACGTCTCGTTCTACGTCTTCACCCTCCCCTTCTACCGCCTGCTCTGGGGCTGGCTGCTGGGCGTGGTGATCCTCATGATCCTGATGGTTGCTGGCATCTACGCCTCCAGATCCGGCTTCCAGAATCTGGTGCTGCCCGCACGCGCGATACGGCACCTCTCCGTCCTGTCTGCGGCCTTCGCCGCCCTCTGGGCCGTCCACTACCAGCTCGACCTCTATGAGATGTTGTTGAGCAAGCGCGGCTTCGTGTACGGGATCGGCTATGCGGACGTCGCTGCCCGAGTTCCCGCCTACTGGATCATGACGGTGCTGATGGTGCTGATCACCATCGGCCTGCTGGTCAATGCCTTCGGCGCACGCCTCGCGGCTCTTGCAGCGGCGCTGGTTGTCTGGCTGGGCGGGGCGTTCATCCTGCTGGTGATCTTCCCCGGCATCGTCCAGCGGTTCCAGGTCGCGCCTAGCGAGCTGCAGCGCGAGACGTCCTATATCAAGAACCAGATCGACTTCACCCGGCTGGCGTGGGGCCTCACAAGTATTGCCGACCGGCCTTTCACGCCCCAGGACACGCTGACCGCCGACAAGGTCGCCAACAACCCGCAAACGGTCCAGAATGCGCGCCTCTGGGACCCACAGCTGGCCCTCCCGTCCACCCTGGAAAACCTCCAGAGCTTGCGCACCTACTACCAGTTCTACCCCAACGAGGTGGCGGTCGACCGCTACCAGCTGGGCGGCCAGTACCTGCAGCTCTTACTCGCCGCGCGTGAGCTGAACCCCGACAAGGTCACCCAGGTGGCAAACACCTGGGTCGCGCTCAAGCTGCAGTACACACACGGCTACGGCGTGGTCGCCGCCCGTGCCAATGAGGCAACCGCCCAGGGCGATCCGGTCCTCACGCTCCAGGACATCCCACCGGCCGGCGTGCCGGCGGTCACCCAGTCAGGAATCTACTTTGGCCGCCACACCACGAACTACGTATTGACCGACTCCAAGCAGCCCGAATTCGATTATCCGTTTACCACCGACCAGTACACCCAGTGGAAGGGCACGTCAGGCGTGCCGCTGTCATCGACCCTTCGAAGCTTGGCCTTTGCGATTCGCTTCGGTGACATCAACATGCTGATCAGTCCCCAGCTGACGTCCCAGACGCAGGTCTTGTTCAACCGCGCGGTCCAGGATCGGGTTTCGGCGCTTGCGCCGTTCCTGCAGTTCGACCAGGATCCTTATGTCGTCGTGGTCGATGGTCACATCTACTGGATCCTGGACGGGTTCACTGTGACCGACCACTACCCATACAGCGAGATGCCGCCCTACGATGGCGGCCCGCTCA
The window above is part of the Candidatus Dormiibacterota bacterium genome. Proteins encoded here:
- the eno gene encoding phosphopyruvate hydratase, which gives rise to MTAARIARVHGREILDSRGNPTVEVDVVLESGLIGRAAVPSGASTGAHEAVELRDGDKSRYGGKGVLKAVGHVNGDIAAALRSADASDQRGIDERLINLDGTANKSRLGANAVLGASLAVARSAALAADQPLYRYLADGRELIMPVPMMNILNGGRHAQTKVDFQEFMVVPAGAPTFSEGLRWGTEVFHALKDILHQRGLSTGQGDEGGFAPELDANEDAMRLLVDAVERSGHQPGRDVLIALDPAASEFYRDGHYELTGEGLSLTPDGLIDRWARWIDRYPVISIEDGLAEDDWEGWRSLTSKLGKRVQLVGDDIFVTNVVRLRRGIESGAANSILIKVNQIGTLTETLETIATARGAGYSTVISHRSGETEDTFIADLAVATGAGQIKTGAPSRSERVAKYNRLLRIEEEVGSTAPYPRRAAFAGV
- a CDS encoding UPF0182 family protein, yielding MSRRPPRGFFEGGESPFGRLPTEPSFPTIRISRRGVIWITVVAVLLLVLFLLKPFATFYTDYLWFRALGFGAVFGTRFAAQVWSFFIFAIVFWVIGTANVLLALNANTGRRLSSIGIRQRPLTAPSTILALLAVFLLGLLFGRIAAGEWQTILTFFNQKAFNVQDPIWHRDVSFYVFTLPFYRLLWGWLLGVVILMILMVAGIYASRSGFQNLVLPARAIRHLSVLSAAFAALWAVHYQLDLYEMLLSKRGFVYGIGYADVAARVPAYWIMTVLMVLITIGLLVNAFGARLAALAAALVVWLGGAFILLVIFPGIVQRFQVAPSELQRETSYIKNQIDFTRLAWGLTSIADRPFTPQDTLTADKVANNPQTVQNARLWDPQLALPSTLENLQSLRTYYQFYPNEVAVDRYQLGGQYLQLLLAARELNPDKVTQVANTWVALKLQYTHGYGVVAARANEATAQGDPVLTLQDIPPAGVPAVTQSGIYFGRHTTNYVLTDSKQPEFDYPFTTDQYTQWKGTSGVPLSSTLRSLAFAIRFGDINMLISPQLTSQTQVLFNRAVQDRVSALAPFLQFDQDPYVVVVDGHIYWILDGFTVTDHYPYSEMPPYDGGPLTGVNYARNSVKAVVDAYDGTTTFYQIDTKDAIANTYASIFPGLFKPFSAMPAGLQAHIRYPRDLFNRQAERFTYFHMTDPTVFYLRSDLWNIAKENLSQGGSASPIRPFYVISRLPGEAKEEFLTILPYTPNGKTNMIAYLAARSDQPDYGTLFDFRFPKDSLVVGPQQVEANIDQAPLIKSQFALLNAPGSSVIRGNLLVLPIETSLLYIEPVYLEATNVAKPQLKKVIV
- a CDS encoding zinc ribbon domain-containing protein, with translation MPIYEYRCADCGKRPSIFFKSLTAVEESPACPLCGGRHLTRLISRTAQVLSEDSRLDRLSDSDLSDVDENDPSSMARWAKKMGQQMGDDEMGEDFDQAVSEMEGAGSHSADSMDDEDL